The Anser cygnoides isolate HZ-2024a breed goose chromosome 4, Taihu_goose_T2T_genome, whole genome shotgun sequence region CCTGCCCGGCACCGAGGTTCAAGAGAAGGGGAACGCCGCTAACGTTGGCCATGGGACAACTTTGGGCAAGCTcgcaagaaaagaaagaaatcccccaaaactgGTCCTGTGGGAAGCCACCACAACCCCAAAAGAAAGCTGCTCGCCCTGGACCCCCTGGCTTTTGCTGGGGATTGTCATCGCAGAGCCCCAGTGGGGCTTCTCTAGGGTCTGGTATGGGGTTGAGCTCACGCTACAGCAGTGccttccctcccagcaccctAAAGCGCCGCGTGATTTCAGGGTGctcctgggggatttgggatttttggTCTCCATCGTTTCCAGAGGGAACAGGGCTGAAGCCCCACGACCGAGCGGAGAGGCCTGCGGCCACGGGCAGCATTGCTGAGCACCCAtggggggggaagagggtgGGCgatgggggctgcagggcccgtGGGACTGGGAGCCAGCAGGGAAACCATCACTGAGACACCGTTAATGAGCTCGTTGCCATTAACAACCTGGGCAATTAAGAGCCCCCGGGAAGGCTGGGGAGATGCAGGGCTCTCATTACCACCAAGCCCACGTCACCGTGTCAGATGCCTTCATCCCtggctgaggaagaggaggaggaggaagggatgtGTCCAAGCCCAGGCATTgagaaaaatggggggaaaaaaaccctcacGTTCCATCTTCAGAGCCTTGAACCTGCTCAAGGCCTTGTGTCGTCACAGGTTTTTGTAAAAACGGGGCTTTGCCAAGCCAGAAGTTGGACTTTTTGGGAATGCCCCAGAGGGAGGCAATTGGTTTGGTCTCGCCTTGGCGACGCACCGAAACACCGATTCGGGATGAGGCTGTCCCATGTGACAAAACCCtcacggggctgggggacggggATGTCACACAAAGCCGAACCACCCACCGATGCCCCACGCCACCATGTCCACAAGCCAAAACGTGCACCGACAACACCGGCAGCCGCTCTGGTGGGCACCGAAGGTTTCTCCAAGTCCTCAACAtctccccagcctctccccaaCCCCATCCTCGCCTTCCTCACAGCCTCCAGGAGCCAGCAGGGACCAGCAGCACACCCGGGGCAGCCACCTTCAGCCTTGGGCCACGACTCTCCGACACGATAGTCTTTAAGCATAGAGTGTATAAACATGCTGAGTatataattttcctttaaaatctttttttttttttccttctttgtttttttttttatagaaataaatacttactttgtttctttgaagGGAATTTCACAAGTCTCTGCGCTGTTTCCAATGGGGACGTCCCCACCAGGGCCACCACGCTCATGGGATGGTGACAACAGCGGCGCATGGGGCCGGGGGCTGTAGCTTtgctgggtgtttttttttttgctggtgggGGCACCCCTTGCTCCTTGTGCCCCCGTTTCTGCATGTCCCAGCCTCCCCGGAGTGGAGGTAACCCGTGGTGGGAGCTTGTCCCCAGGACGTGGTTGTTTCTCGCAGGCAGTTTTTGGGGATCCCATGCTCGGTGCGCACGGGGAGTCAGCGGGGGGCGGAGGTGCTTCACGTCGGGGGTTACGGCCAAAAAAAAGGCACGCGACCCTACCCTGCTTCGGAGGAGAGAGCGGGGATGGGATGAGGAGGGGACGAAATGGTCTTCTGGGGTCAGagagccaggagctgcctccGCCCCGCCGTCGGCCTCGGCAAGTTGGGTGTTTTCTattggggtccccgggggttGCCACGTGGTCGGAGCTTCTCGCTGAGGTCAGTGATGTGGGTGGGGAAGGTGGTACCGGGACGGGCCTGCGGTCTCCTCCATCCGAAGGGGACGCTCGGTGGCAGCCCAGCAccctggcagggctggaggaaggggagaTGCTCCGGGAAGAGCCGACTCCTCTCAGCCCCGCACGCACCACAGGCGGCCCCATTGGCCAACAGGCACCAAAACCTTCAACGGTGGCCCAGAAGAAGACAAATCCCTCCCAGATCTGCTCTTCCCAGTCGGCTCCTCTCGGCATAAGGCGTGGGGTCCAAGCACGCCTGGCTGGGGCCGTGGATAAGGGCACCAGGTCCCTGCTGCGGGCAGTGCTGCGATGGGGGTCCCCTGGGGTCTTCTCCCCAGGGCTGAGGACGGAGATGCCTGACCCTGCTGGAAGCCTTTCAAGAACCTTCTCCTTTGGAAAAAGAAGGGTGTTTGGGGGCTGACGAGGTCGCAGGAAGGAGAGAGCcagaagaacaaaagcagaattatAAAAGAAGCGGTGGACGGAGATATGGGCTCTCCCAGGGTGGTTGGGCTGGtgcttcctccagctgctttgGATTTCGGGATGATTTGGCTTGGGTTTCTCCTTCGGGCTGCTGGGGACGGCGAGGAGACGACAGATGTGGTTGTCCCGTGCCAGTCCCCCTCTCCACACAGGACAACTGGCTGCAGAAGGGGCCTGGGCGGGTGGTCAGCGCTGGTGGGGATGGGAGCATGACCCGTGTTTCCTGGTGGGCGAGGACCTCGGGGCTGGTTTATTGCCTTGGCAGGGAGGGGTGGGTGCGGGGGGAGGCGAGGCTGGAGGCCTCTGGACGAGCGGCCTTCTCCTGGTGtcctctggctcctgcagcccccagacgCAGCTGTGCTGCGCTTGTGCTGTCGCGGCTGCTGGTTTCTGGGCAGCTTTTACCCACCTTCGGGCTTTCTGTCACAGAAATGTGATGAAAGTGAGCAGAAACCCcgcaggaaggctgggcactgcTTCCTGAGGAGGAAAggcccttcccagccctcctccacCAGCCCACGGAGGGGACAGGACAGTCTGGTGGTGACACACCGGGCCCAGCGCTCTGCAAAGAGCCCACGGGGGTGGCCTGAGCCATCCTCAGCTCCCACACCAGCAGGTGGCCaaaaaccaaactgaaaaaacaaccccccaaaaaaaagagagttcaaagaaaaagacattccCCAAACAAGGATCCTTGGCGATGAGCAGCCGTGGGGTTCGAAGCCGTCTTCCCTTCAGGGAAACAGCACGGGCCTGCCCCTTTGGGCAGCTGAAAAATTCCCCTAAGTAGCACCTTCTGGCCCGCCACACGTCCGTggagccggccccggggcgAGCACGGGCTGCTCACTAAGGCCTGGAgagttttggggttttgtgcATGGGCCGGCGTCTCCGGGCTCCGGGAGCGCGGTGGGCTTGGGTTCGGTTGTGCGGGGCCTCTGGCTCCGCCGGGCAGGAGAGGGAATGTGCTTGGTGGTTCCCTGAAGGTCTAGCAGCCTCCTTCCACCTTGATGTGTAAGATCTTGGAGAAGCCGGGTCTTTTCCTCAGGGcctggaggaggagcagagagtGGGGTTGGTGGGGGATGTGACAGGCCCTGCTGCCCCACGGGGCCGgtgagggagaggggagaagatCTCGTGGTCCTACCCATGGGAAGGGGTCTGCCCTGGTCCCACCCCACCACCCACACCCCGTGGGGACTTGGGTCCCCTATGGGACTGCCTCAGTGCCTCTGAAACCAGCTCTGGGGTTGGTTTCTGCTTGGTTTAAGGCACCTTTTCCAGGCGGCAGCGATACTTGGGGGCAGACAACATCGACACGCAGGCAGCATTCGCGTGGCGTGGTGGTGGGCAAGGAGGGACCCTCCAAAACTCCTCGGAAGGTGTCCGCGAGCCTGGGGCTGGACGAGGGGCTGGGTCTCTGCCCCCTGGTGCTCCTGCACCAGGGCTCAGCAGTGCAGGAGCCACATGGGATGTGTGGCCCCATCTGGGTGTGCTGGTGGGCCTccatccccacctcctgccctgcatCCCACAGGCGTTTCACCTTGTGCCCAGCCCTCTGTGGGATGAAGGCAACCAGAGGATGAAGAGAAGCTGAAGaacctctctttttcccttttttttcccttaggcATGGGTGGAGACATCTGCTTTGGGGACCTTGCCCAGACCCAGGACAGCCCAGACCCTGCCGAGCATCAAAAACCAAGTTCTGCAGCTCTGTGTAGCCTGCactgtgtaaataaaattaCCCCTATTTCTCCTTTCATGGGTGGATTTTAAGTGACTTTACAGAGATAGGCGTGTAAGTTGTGCTGGGAGGGAAGTAACAGCCCTTTTCTGCCCTCGAGGAACAAACCTGCAGTGCAGCAGAAGGATTAAGGCAGTGGGAAGGAATCGCAGCACTCTAGATCTTGTTTTGGTCTTAGGGATTTGGGTCTGAACCAGAGCAAGTCTTCACGATGTCCCCCCAGAGAGCCAAATGTTCTCTACTGGGTGACCCGGGACCAGCACCCCTTACCTGGAGCTTGTTCACCATTTCTTCGAACATCTTCTTGGCCTCAGGGCTGTGGGGTTCCTTGAAGTAGTCCACAATGCCCACCTGCACGACGATGGACTTCAGGTTCCGGCACACACCTGGGGGCAGAGACACCCCATAACTGGTGGGGACAGCCTCCCTACAGCTGGGTTTAACCCTACAACCCACCCCGTGCTCCTCAACGCATCAATATTCGGGGAAACCTCATCCTGATGATGGAGGAGACCTACTCTTGGTGGCCAAGCCCTCTGCAGGGAGGATACTGGTCTACGAGAGGTCCCAGCACCTTGTGGTGTCAGCAGCATGTTcctgctggtggggctggaTGGAACGGTCTGCTTTGTGGATCTGTGGTGGCATTTTGGTCAGCAGATGATGTTACGAACCCTGCTCCGCGAGCATGGCTACTCACTGTTGAAGTGCAGCAGGGCTTTGGGGGTGACCGGCGTGGAGGTCAGCACCAGCATCTCCAGCCCCTTCAGCCCCTCGCGACACATCTCGGCTGCGACCTCCTGGTTGATCTCCGCCACGTGGTCCAGCTCCAGGACCTGCAGCCGCATGCAGTTTCGGGCTGGAAGGACAGAGAGCCCACGGTCAACAGCCCCgggaagggatggggacagccaGCGCCAGCAGGGTGGTGGGAGGAAGGGTGGCAGCAAGGAGGAGCAGCATCCAACCATGGTCCTTGGGGGTCCATGGGGTGGATTCATGCCCTGAGATCACCCTGGGGTGCACCATGCCCTTGGCCAGGgcccctctccctgtcccctgggaAGAGAACCACCTACCTAAGGAGGCCAGTCCCTGGACTCCACAGCCTGCCCCTCCGATGCCCAGCGCCCGCAGGTGCGGCCAGCACCGGCCGATCATCTGAAGGCAGCGGTTGCTGAAACGCgttggctgctggctggggagaagaagaagaagaagaaggaagagctggggagggctggcagAAAAGCTCACCTCCCACCATGAGCGTCCCCGTGGGTGGAATGGCCACGCTGGCAGGAGGTGGCCCCAGGGCAGATGTCTCCATCGGAGCAGCTACCCTGGGCTGAGCTGCAACCAGGACAGAGCAGGAAACAGGAGATCCTACaaccagggcagagcagggaccaGGAGTTCCTACaaccagggcagggcagggaccaGGAGTTCCTACAACCAGGGTAGAGCACGAACATGCACACAGTGGAGTCCTTCTGCCCCAGATCCTTCACCTTTGGAGGTCCGAGCTCTGTTGCCTGCAGTGATAGAACTAGCAGCAGGTGGAGAAGCCTACATGTCACTCGAGGTGTCCCCCAGGGAAGGAATAAGTCATCAGGGACTCGACATCGAGCTTCTCCTGCTGAGAGATCCCCCTCTGTACACCTTGATCCAGGCATTGCCTTGATGGAGGGCACGCCATCACAGCAAACCTCTCGGGACAAGAAGAGATGCCCAGGAGGTGTGCCTGGCCCCATGGCACAGAGCTGAGTGACCTGCCTGATTTCTCAGCTAGCCCTGTTTGTGGTGTTTCCTAAGCCATGAATTCCTGAGCACCCAGGTGTCACGGAGTGGGGAGcccccagcatcttcatgacccaAAAAAAGAGAGGAGCTGCAGTCAGTGACTCCGCAGTGACTCGACACCCTTCTGAAATCATCCGGGCCCTTCAGGGCTGCTGCTCTACAAGCAGTGAAGAGCTCAGACAAGCATTTGATGTTCAGTGTCACCACCAGAGCGATCAGGGCCCCCGTTTCATCTCTGGTGCTGGCAGTCTCCCCAGTGACATTCCTGGCTGGCAGGGAGGTTCCCACACCCAGCATCTCTCGGTCTTTGcagccagggatggggctgagcTCCTGATCCCCCAGGACCCAACTCCCAGGGATCCCACAAGCAAACGTAGACCTGGGACCCGACTTCTCTCCAGCCTCCATGCTCAGCCCGgcccctgccagcctcagcagGACCCTTACCACGGGTGCAGAGGTGCGACCTGGAGAGAGATGAtgtccctgcagcctgctccgAGGGCCCAGATGACTTCGTGACCCACGGGGTCCGTAGAGCTCCTGGAATGACACAGAGGACACAtggggggctgcccggggggctgtgcctgcagcctccAATGCATACAGCCCACAGCCCGCCCGGGAACCACCACCCACACACGCAGGAAGGCTGAAGGCATTTCCATCTGGAATTGGGCTTACGGACACGTAATATCTAGAAAAATAGAAGGTGAGGTGAAGCTGAAGTTGGGTTTGGAGGTGAGGCTGAAGGTGAGGCTGATTGTGGAAGATGAGGTTGAAGGTAGAGGCTGAAGTCTTCCAAAAGAAAGGTGGCACATCAGCCCTGCGGTGCTCAGGTGCTTGGATGAACGCAAGAGGTTGAACTGGGACTGCCCAGGCCATGTATCCTTGCAGAGCAAATATTACGCCCCTGCAGATCCCGCTGGGATGGTTTCACAAATACCTCCCCACCCAGTGTTTGTGCCATGCCATGGGCTCAGGGGAGCTCCCACGGACACCCGTGGCTCCCTGAACCGAGGCAGTGCAGCAGCGATGTCAGGGATCACTGTCCCAAGGCCACGAGCCTGGGCTGAGGTCTCCGGCCATGTCCCCACACTGATCCCTGCTGAGGGCTGAGGCTTCCTAACTCTGAATGACCTACTTCGAAACTTCAGGCGGGCCTAAAAATAAGCTAGAGGTGTTATCGTGACCGTTTCACACATCTGCACCGAAGGCGCCTGCCGAGAGCCCCCTGGGCGTGCGGTGGGTTAATTGGGCGTGAGTCAGAGTCACGGGTTAGCGGTGTGCCCTCGAAGGGCTGGTGGCCGAGTCCTTGGGTTACACCTGGTGGCACCATCCTGCCTCGCAGTGTGGGGTCCCCGTATCACCAAGCACCTGGTCCAACCCTTGGGGCACCCTGGGCACACCTGCCCACCCGAAGGACTCCCCATCCTAGGGGCGGATGAGGAgacctgctgcctgcaggcaaCTTGGGGTGCTGAGCCTGAAGTGGTTGCTTGCAGGGGGCAGTGGAGCAAGGATTGTCCTCCCTAGGGGAGTAGGAAAACTAAATCTTGCCTCCACAGGAGGCAGAGCTTCCTTGGGAGGTGGCcaaggtgcaggagcagcccctgaGCTCCTCCAGGACCTGGGCACTGCCATGGGCATCGTGCCCTTGCCCTTGGGCAAGGTATCCACAGCGGGTTTTGGTGATTCCATAGCACACCAGTCCTTGTATTCAGGATGGAGGGACCCCAAGGGCTCTGCTCCCGACTGGGAGCCTtcagcaggcaggcagaaggGACCCTCACTGGGACCCCATTTTGGTGCCCCTCTTCTCCTTTGTCCATCTCTAACATAAAGCAACATCCCTGTACCAAGACCACAGACACAATTCCAGCTGGGAACGGGGTGGTGGGAACGGACCAGCAAGTGAAATGTCTACCTGGGAACATGCCAGAAGAGGATGAGGGTTGCAAGAACAGCTCTTGAATTTCTCCTTAGGGACACTGGGGGTGACGGTGGGCATCAGAGGGTTCCCAGCACATCCCATGGATgttccctgcctgctccccgcGGGCTGCCCTTACCGGTAGGTGACGGCCTGCAGGGCCCGGCAGTAGCAGCTGGCCAGCCAGAGCGAGCGGTCGGTCAGCACGTTGGGGCAGTGCGAGATGCGGAGGATGAGCAGGTTGCTGCCCGTGGCCTTCAGCAGGGACTCCAGCCCGGCTTCCAGGCAGCCCCTGCGGGGACGGAGGCGGGATCAGGCATGGGGACTCCTGCTTGCTCTCCCTCCGGCCACCCCGGGTGGGTGAGGTCCCGTGGGGGTTGGATGCTGGGGCACAAAACCCACAGCAGGAGCCAAGGGGTGATGAAAGGCCACCAGTGGAAACAGGCCATTGGTGCTCGTGGAGCACCTGGAAGGGTGCCGGGGGGTGCCCGGTGCCACGGGAACTCACCGCGTGCTCTTCATGTAGTCCTCCTTGCTCTCCTTCTTCCCCCGCTGGCGTGGCTTGAGGTTTTGGAGGGTGAGGGAGTGCATCTGGGTGCACCACTGGGACAGCATGGCCAGGAACTGGGGGACAGGGGTGGCTGTCACGGGGGGGCATTTTCAGTGATGTCCCGTGCCACCCATCCTTGGCTATCTGGGGCAGGGCTGCGCACACCCCACCACGCACACGCACGATCGTTTCAGcatgcacaaacacatgcaTGCCATAACTCTGTGAAAATGCACGTGCAAGAGCGTATGCATGTATGCCCTCACCCCGGGCCATGCCACCCCTGTCCCCGTACCTTGGAGGAGACCCTGGCATTCTCCAGCAGCACCCGCGTCCACACGGCCGGGTGCCGGGCCACGAACTTCCAGTCCTTGCACACCTCGGCCGCCCGCAGCAGGGTCTTGGTGTCCAGGTAGGTGAAGATGCAGAAGAGCGCTGCCCTCATCTTGAGGATCTCGGGGCTGATCACCTCACTGGAGTGGACGGGGCTGCCCCTCTCCAGCCGGCCCCCCTTGCACATAGCCCCCTCGGACCTGGCTGTGGGACACATGCCATCAGTGCCACCGGCAAGCCGGGGAAGGGATGCTCCTTGCGGAgatggggaagaggagagaggcGACCCAAAACCTCCACGCACCATGATGTTGCCCAGCATGGTcgcagccctgtccccagcctcgCACCCTCCCATCCTCAAGCCCCCCAGCGCGGTCTCACCGGTCAGCCGGCAGCTGCCGGGGGGCCGGGACGCGGCGATGCCGGGCACCTCCGGGTCCCAGCCCTCGGCCTCCGACTCGGTGGTGCGGGACCCCACGTCGGAGACGTCGCCCTCCTCGCCCTCAGTGCTGTTGCGGTAGGGCCGGCGGTGCCAATTTTGGATGGCCTGGCgccgcagccccgagccccggccACCGTCCCGCGCCGCGTAGGGGTGCCCGTCGGCGGTGTCGTCGGTGGGGCACGGCTCTGCGCTGTCACTGTCGTAGCAGCCCGAGCTCTGCGACACCACTTTCGCCCTGCTCGAGGCCCTGGGCGATGGAGATGTCCAATCTCAGTCCCTGCCAAAGGCACCCCAGGGAGGGTGTCCCCTTCCCATGAGCACCTTCCATCCCATTAAAATCCCAAATGGGCGCACTCACccggtgctggaggaggagcgCTGGTTGGGAATGGCGTAGGGGCCGTGCACGGCCGTCCCCGGCCCTGGGTGCCTCTCTCTCTGTGGGGAGAGGGCACGTGAGGACCCAACATGGAGAAACCCATCGGATGCAGGGAATGCGGGTGGACTCGTCCCCCATCACCCACCCAGCACCACCGATGTGTTGGTCCATGCCCACATGGGATGCAGAAGAACATCCCCAGCATCACCCCTGCACCTTACCCACCCTCACCCCATGTGGCACCCAGACACCAACTAAGACCCTTTGGGAATCCCCCCGCCAGGGTTACCCGCATCCCCACGGGGGTCCCCCGTGTGTCCCCGCTCAACCCTTTTGCAGCCACCCGAGAAGCCACGCGAGCGCTGGTGCCCGGATGCGCGGGGTGCCCGTGCCTGTGCCCGCGCCGGTACCGGCCGGCTGATGGCCTTGGCGCCCGGCGTGCCGCAGCGCCCCAGGCTGCCGTTCGGGGTGGTGCCGCAGCTGCTGCTGATGATCTGGAGCTGCTTCTCGGCGCGGTCCGCACGGTCCAGCAGCTCCTCGATGAAGTGCTGGAGGCGCACCTTGGCGTTGGCCTCGCGGGCGGCCGTCTCCTTCAGGAACTGGTCGATCTGCAGCACCTCCCTGCGcggaggggacagggggtggCGGAGGCACCCGGGTCCTTCCCCACCCAGCCCCGCTGAGCACCtccacccagcccagcagctgggcagggatGCTTGTGCACATCCACCCCAGTCCGTCATCAGCCTCATTTGGGGCTCTCCCAGCCCGGATGGTTCCACATCTGGACATGCTGGGGACCAGGGGATGCTCCGGCTTGCAGGATGGATGCAGCCACCCTGGTTAGGTGGGGATGGTGTCTCCAGCACCTTCTCTGGGATGTACACCCCAGCCCAAGCCCTCGCTGCCAGGACTGGGGTCAGGCCCCTGGGCACGGCAGAGCAGACGGAGGAGGATGATGTTGATGCAGGACAGCAGAGGGTGGCAGCGGTGCCCTGCCTCATTTGGGAAGGGCAGATTTAAGGGAATGAACTCAAGGGCAGCCTGAACACTTAAACCCCACTCAGCCCCATATCCCTGGCTGCACCTTCAGCTCCTTCATTAATGTATTAATTAACAGGAGCTCAGAGCCTTGAGCCTCTGGATGGGTCCTGGCAAGGGATTTGCTGTACTGAGGCACTGCAATGTTGTCCCCAGCACGCAGCGTGCACAGTGACCTGCTCTCACCCCACACGTGCGTGAGCCCAGGCACGCACCCTGCTGCTGACTTCATCCGATTCCCAAAAATATGTGTGTATACGCACAGGCACACTCAGCCGTCACAGCCCCACGAGCACGTGCGTCCCATAAACACGTGC contains the following coding sequences:
- the FBXO41 gene encoding F-box only protein 41 isoform X1; translation: MASLDLPYRCPRCGEHKRFRSLSSLRAHLEYNHTYETLYVLSKTNSICDAAVFPLAADGALLTPAARRDYFESTSFQGKEQRFSCDLVPAEELEPAPSSSPSPRYVHEIEIPLTEIFTRGKAVAPAPTPPAAMDAAYEEGLARLKIRAFEKLEVDKRLEKLTEEVEQKIASQVGRLQVELDRKSSELEKAKQESLRLSREKQELEDRASELSRQVDVSVEMLASLKQDLVQKEQELTRKQQEVLQIDQFLKETAAREANAKVRLQHFIEELLDRADRAEKQLQIISSSCGTTPNGSLGRCGTPGAKAISRPVPARAQRERHPGPGTAVHGPYAIPNQRSSSSTGASSRAKVVSQSSGCYDSDSAEPCPTDDTADGHPYAARDGGRGSGLRRQAIQNWHRRPYRNSTEGEEGDVSDVGSRTTESEAEGWDPEVPGIAASRPPGSCRLTARSEGAMCKGGRLERGSPVHSSEVISPEILKMRAALFCIFTYLDTKTLLRAAEVCKDWKFVARHPAVWTRVLLENARVSSKFLAMLSQWCTQMHSLTLQNLKPRQRGKKESKEDYMKSTRGCLEAGLESLLKATGSNLLILRISHCPNVLTDRSLWLASCYCRALQAVTYRSSTDPVGHEVIWALGAGCRDIISLQVAPLHPCQQPTRFSNRCLQMIGRCWPHLRALGIGGAGCGVQGLASLARNCMRLQVLELDHVAEINQEVAAEMCREGLKGLEMLVLTSTPVTPKALLHFNSVCRNLKSIVVQVGIVDYFKEPHSPEAKKMFEEMVNKLQALRKRPGFSKILHIKVEGGC
- the FBXO41 gene encoding F-box only protein 41 isoform X2, whose translation is MASLDLPYRCPRCGEHKRFRSLSSLRAHLEYNHTYETLYVLSKTNSICDAAVFPLAADGALLTPAARRDYFESTSFQGKEQRFSCDLVPAEELEPAPSSSPSPRYVHEIEIPLTEIFTRGKAVAPAPTPPAAMDAAYEEGLARLKIRAFEKLEVDKRLEKLTEEVEQKIASQVGRLQVELDRKSSELEKAKQESLRLSREKQELEDRASELSRQVDVSVEMLASLKQDLVQKEQELTRKQQEVLQIDQFLKETAAREANAKVRLQHFIEELLDRADRAEKQLQIISSSCGTTPNGSLGRCGTPGAKAISRPRERHPGPGTAVHGPYAIPNQRSSSSTGASSRAKVVSQSSGCYDSDSAEPCPTDDTADGHPYAARDGGRGSGLRRQAIQNWHRRPYRNSTEGEEGDVSDVGSRTTESEAEGWDPEVPGIAASRPPGSCRLTARSEGAMCKGGRLERGSPVHSSEVISPEILKMRAALFCIFTYLDTKTLLRAAEVCKDWKFVARHPAVWTRVLLENARVSSKFLAMLSQWCTQMHSLTLQNLKPRQRGKKESKEDYMKSTRGCLEAGLESLLKATGSNLLILRISHCPNVLTDRSLWLASCYCRALQAVTYRSSTDPVGHEVIWALGAGCRDIISLQVAPLHPCQQPTRFSNRCLQMIGRCWPHLRALGIGGAGCGVQGLASLARNCMRLQVLELDHVAEINQEVAAEMCREGLKGLEMLVLTSTPVTPKALLHFNSVCRNLKSIVVQVGIVDYFKEPHSPEAKKMFEEMVNKLQALRKRPGFSKILHIKVEGGC